The window GCTGCTCCCTCTCCCCACTAAACTCAGCCCCTCCACTATACAGCTGAAGGACTTAGTTATACAAAGTCACATCTCCCAGCTCAACTTCTCCATGGCATCTTCCTTACCTGGAAACAAAGAGCTGCTCAGACTTCTATCACAGCTCTCCATAAGTTGGGGCTGGGCAAAATTGGCTGGAAGGTACCTGTGAGGAGTCCACAGACACCAGCCTTGTAGAAGCCTAGCCAGAATTGGGGCTACTTGGGGAAGTAGGCCACCTTTTGTGGAGCACTGAATGGAGTCACCTGTAGTTTCAGGTAGCTGCCAAAGAAGCATGGATAGTCAAGTACTCCCCTTGTGCTGGAGAAAAACATTAGGCTCAATTATCTGATGCCCCTCCTCTCTAGGAAGACAAGGAACATTCCAACAGGAGGAACAAGCATGATAGGACTGCCGTAACTGAGTTCAGTAAGGTTTAATTTTTCTGGATCAAATTCTTTCCAAATGCAAGATGGAACATCTCTTCAGTTCTGAGAGTCTCACTAATCCATGATCTACAAGTGTTGTTTATTCAGCAGAGGGCAAATGTGAGGAGGCAGCCCATAGCCCAGCACTTGTGGAGAATCATGTTAGTGTGTTTAGGCTGTGGGTTGGGGTTCTACTAGGCAGGTGCGTCATGAACtccagggaagaaggaaagccTTATAGGTGTAAACTTCGTTGCTGCTTAACTCTATGGAGTCATCCTTGTCCACATGTCTTTCCAGGGAACTTCTCATGCATATGGCTTCCTTGACAGTTGCCACTTCCTTTGTGCGTAGAACTAAGGGAACAATGTGCATACTGCCAGAAATCCAATCTTTCCCTGGGTCTTCTCATCTCTAATGGGCCCCATTGTCCACACCTCTTCTTCTGTATTCTCACTCCCTTTGTCAGTCTTTGTTCTTTGAATTCCTTCTTTCTTAGTATTCTTCCCCTTATACCACCCTGACTCCTGCCTCTCATAGACCCTCCATTTGTGTATCGTTTAGTCTCTCCCTATAGTCCTTTCAACTTGATCTTTCACTCCTTACTCTTGACCTCTTCTAAGCTTCTTTGAGTAGAGAGCTTCCTACTCGATTCCATTTATTCTGTCTATTTTCCTCCAAGCCCCAAGATCTCACTCTTCCTCTGTTATTCTTCACTCCCTTCCCGGTTGGATGTTTCCTCCACATAGGTCATCTCCTCCCTCAGGTAACCTCTACCTTTTGGCCCTTCACCACCTCTTCCTAAGAAGTCACCTCAtcctctccttctccccacaGCCAATCTTGACTtactttccttctcccctccacACCAGACCAGTTAAGTCTCTTGCAGTTTTTAGATGGCTGATTGTGATTCTAGCTGAACTTTGTTCACAATCGGAATTGACAGCTATTCCTTCCTTTCATGCCCCATCCACCAAACACACCCAATCTTCAACAAGACAAAGTGCTTACGCATGtcatatacatttgtatttttcagtataaAACGACTGCTATGCAGGCAAAGATTGTGTTATCAGGACCCTTGAGCTTTCAACACCCTGAAAAGttatactttttttgtgtgcCTGCATATTACACATTTGCCTCCACAAGCATAGCAAATTTTACCCTAACAAGACGTTTTCACCAAATCGTAGACATAGATATGGAAGTCATCATCAAACTTGATGAAATACATGGGTTTGGCTTTAACTTGGTGGATGACCTTGCCTGACCTTTTGGAGCCATCTTCTTTGGTATATTCCACATGTTTATCTATTAGGCTATCTATAAATCCTTCTGGCTCCTTCTTCACTGCATGAGACACACTTGATTCTGGCGTGATGCGGAAGTCACCTGCCTTATAATCATCGAGTAGCTAGCACATGTACAAGACAGGATCTTTCTCACAAGTAATATAAAACCAGGCTTTCATGATAGGTGCTTGGGCTAAGACCATCCCCCTCCATTTATCCATAGACCCATGCTCTCCCTCAAACATGTGTTTCACTGCTTTGCCAATTATGGTATTTGTGAGGCAGAAATCTCTGACTTGTGAGAATGGCACCTTATGAGGAAGGATTTTAagctttaaaattctttcatcTCTGTGAAGTTCTAGTCCATAAACACAGTCAATTCCATAATATTTCACCAGATAAAGAAAGGGATATATAGGCACCTGATCCAGAACTGTTCCTTTCCACTGGGCAATGGGCTCATCTCCCTCCTTCTATCCATGAGAAATTCTGCAGCCTACCATGTGTCTGCAGGACTGAGAAGAAGGCCTTCCTCTTGGCTTCTTTGGAGatgtctttttcttcctcatgTTTGTAGTTCCAATGTGGTGACCTGTGGCTTCCCTGGTTAGCAGCTTTGCAGCTGCCTTTTTGTGAAGGAGTGTCTTCATATTTGGAGGGCAAGGAGAGAGAACAGGGAGAAACATTAAATGTatgagttt is drawn from Theropithecus gelada isolate Dixy unplaced genomic scaffold, Tgel_1.0 HiC_scaffold_514, whole genome shotgun sequence and contains these coding sequences:
- the LOC112617849 gene encoding LOW QUALITY PROTEIN: spindlin-2-like (The sequence of the model RefSeq protein was modified relative to this genomic sequence to represent the inferred CDS: substituted 2 bases at 2 genomic stop codons); the encoded protein is MKTLLHKKAAAKLLTREATGHHIGTTNMRKKKTSPKKPRGRPSSQSCRHMVGCRISHGXKEGDEPIAQWKGTVLDQVPIYPFLYLVKYYGIDCVYGLELHRDERILKLKILPHKVPFSQVRDFCLTNTIIGKAVKHMFEGEHGSMDKWRGMVLAQAPIMKAWFYITCEKDPVLYMCXLLDDYKAGDFRITPESSVSHAVKKEPEGFIDSLIDKHVEYTKEDGSKRSGKVIHQVKAKPMYFIKFDDDFHIYVYDLVKTSFLRTKEVATVKEAICMRSSLERHVDKDDSIELSSNEVYTYKAFLLPWSS